The following proteins are encoded in a genomic region of bacterium:
- a CDS encoding PEGA domain-containing protein, whose amino-acid sequence MIIPESNNNGYEIKYDLLDNDTNAFFEVTFKVTEDGGSSYYTPKTVTGDYGKGISPGKEKYIHWASRADLNKQLSAEARFEMASRRLGSNEIGSLNVIGLPTEARVYLDKKDLGFSPIRFREIPTGEYQLRILKDEYEEYAKIIIIEGRKTNEIIYSLKPTFGTLNIEGYPGDASVFINGQPVGNTPIQNRRIKAGYYEVKIRKDKFEEYTTNTEITPGILTSLTYDLKVINYSFLSIRGTPEQSIVFLDDKELGRAPLELVRIPLGMHTLTVKNPGHKDYMTTFSAEPDNTNEMTYELIKRSPWYRQKKYQVLLGGVGLAGAGYFLQPGKEETPVLPPIGPGPDLPD is encoded by the coding sequence ATGATAATTCCCGAAAGCAACAACAACGGGTATGAAATTAAATATGATCTCCTGGATAATGATACAAACGCTTTTTTTGAGGTTACGTTCAAGGTTACCGAGGACGGGGGTTCATCATACTATACCCCCAAAACGGTTACCGGTGATTATGGTAAGGGTATATCTCCCGGGAAAGAGAAATATATCCATTGGGCTTCGCGGGCAGATTTGAACAAACAGCTTTCTGCAGAAGCACGTTTTGAAATGGCATCAAGACGGCTGGGTTCAAATGAAATCGGAAGCCTGAATGTTATCGGCCTTCCCACTGAAGCCCGGGTATATCTCGATAAAAAAGACCTCGGTTTTTCACCGATTCGTTTCAGAGAAATTCCAACCGGTGAATATCAGTTACGTATTTTAAAAGATGAATATGAAGAATACGCCAAAATCATCATAATCGAAGGCCGCAAAACAAATGAAATAATATATTCCTTGAAACCGACCTTCGGTACTCTCAATATCGAAGGATACCCGGGTGATGCCTCTGTTTTTATCAACGGGCAGCCCGTCGGAAATACTCCAATACAGAATAGAAGGATCAAGGCCGGATATTACGAAGTTAAAATCCGGAAGGATAAATTTGAGGAATATACAACCAATACTGAAATAACCCCCGGTATACTCACTTCCCTGACATACGATCTTAAGGTTATCAATTACAGTTTCTTGTCGATCCGTGGAACGCCGGAACAGTCGATTGTCTTCCTGGATGATAAAGAATTGGGAAGGGCGCCGCTCGAACTTGTCAGAATTCCTCTCGGGATGCATACTCTCACGGTTAAAAATCCCGGCCACAAGGATTATATGACAACGTTTTCGGCAGAACCTGATAACACGAACGAAATGACCTATGAGCTCATTAAGCGAAGCCCATGGTACCGCCAGAAAAAGTATCAGGTTCTTCTCGGGGGTGTCGGTCTTGCAGGTGCCGGATATTTTTTACAGCCCGGCAAGGAAGAAACACCGGTATTGCCCCCGATCGGCCCGGGCCCGGATCTTCCGGATTGA
- a CDS encoding cold-shock protein → MPTGRVKWFNDHKGFGFITNDDGGEDLFVHHTSIAAEGFRTLHEDQAVEFEIGQGQKGPQAIKVKPI, encoded by the coding sequence ATGCCCACAGGTAGAGTCAAATGGTTCAACGATCACAAGGGTTTCGGCTTCATTACAAACGATGACGGCGGCGAAGACCTCTTTGTCCATCACACGAGTATTGCAGCTGAAGGATTTCGTACCCTTCACGAAGATCAGGCGGTAGAGTTTGAAATTGGCCAGGGACAGAAAGGTCCCCAGGCTATTAAAGTGAAACCTATCTAA